A stretch of Lactuca sativa cultivar Salinas chromosome 6, Lsat_Salinas_v11, whole genome shotgun sequence DNA encodes these proteins:
- the LOC111890836 gene encoding uncharacterized protein LOC111890836 has protein sequence MGDKLQWSNEQVKCLLDTCINEVNRIGRKGGSMHKESWVTLGKALKEKFDMDTSQKQLKNAFDNLKAKYVGWKYLRNKSGNLYNAQTNSFALVITEWEEFKKGHPKAGSLRTHPLPYPNLCASLFDGSSASGSIKWTSTQTAPADTSSSSHQDDDDDDASNDTSARAPSDKAHGGSTERPDKRSKTTNASTERPDKRAKTSDASTDRTDRTDMDKASKTSVSLDDLSLDMQKALQHMVNSKEGPTVEECYERLKLVELDPIDPIFLAAFHLFGMSMNMREAWMTLPPIHGVLKGWIKMTGTTLGMFK, from the exons ATGGGAGACAAACTACAATGGTCGAACGAGCAAGTAAAATGTTTATTAGATACGTGTATCAATGAGGTCAACAGAATTGGTAGAAAAGGAGGTAGCATGCACAAGGAGTCTTGGGTTACGTTAGGGAAAGCTCTAAAAGAAAAGTTTGACATGGATACTTCACAAAAACAATTGAAAAATGCTTTTGATAATCTAAAAGCTAAATACGTAGGGTGGAAATATTTGAGAAACAAGTCAGGGAATTTATACAATGCTCAAACAAATTCATTTGCCTTAGTGATCACAGAATGGGAAGAATTCAAGAAG GGTCATCCAAAGGCAGGATCATTGAGGACACACCCATTGCCTTATCCCAACCTTTGTGCATCTTTGTTTGATGGAAGTAGTGCCAGCGGTAGCATCAAATGGACCTCTACTCAAACTGCACCCGCAGATACATCATCTTCTTCTCATC aagatgatgatgatgatgacgcttcCAATGACACTAGTGCTCGAGCTCCTAGTGATAAAGCTCATGGTGGTTCTACTGAGAGGCCCGATAAAAGGAGTAAAACCACTAATGCTTCTACTGAGAGGCCCGATAAAAGGGCTAAAACTAGTGATGCTTCTACTGATAGGACCGATAGGACCGATATGGATAAAGCCTCTAAAACCTCTGTTAGTCTTGATGATTTGAGTCTTGATATGCAAAAAGCTCTGCAACATATGGTGAATAGCAAGGAAGGACCAACAGTAGAAGAATGTTATGAAAGGTTGAAGCTAGTTGAATTAGACCCTATAGATCCTATATTTTTGGCAGCCTTTCACCTTTTTGGAATGTCCATGAATATGAGAGAGGCATGGATGACATTGCCACCGATACATGGGGTCTTAAAAGGGTGGATAAAGATGACTGGCACCACATTAGGGATGTTTAAGTAg